In Deltaproteobacteria bacterium HGW-Deltaproteobacteria-18, the genomic stretch AGGAACAGCCCGATGGCGGAGAGATCCGTCTTGGTCAGACCGTGAAGCTGGCTCATGTGGACCAGGACCGCAGTGTGCTTGATCCCAAGAAATCTGTCTGGGAGATGGTCTCCGGCGGCTACGACACGATCAATCTTGGCGGGCGGGAAATCAATTCTCGCGCTTACGTCAGCAAATTCAACTTTGCCGGACCGGATCAGCAGAAGACCGTGGGCATGCTCTCCGGCGGTGAACGAAACCGCCTGCATCTGGCGCTGATGCTCAAAAAAGAGGCCAACGTGCTGCTTCTTGACGAGCCGACCAACGACCTGGACGTGAACACCATGCGCGCCCTGGAAGAGGCCCTGGAAAATTTCGCCGGATGCGCCGTGGTCATCTCCCATGACCGCTGGTTTCTGGACCGCATCGCGACCCACATCCTGGCCTTCGAGGGCGACAGCCAAGTGGTCTGGTTCGAGGGCAACTATTCGGAATACGAGAAGGATTTGAAGCGGCGAACAGGAAACACCCTGACGGTGCCGCGCCGTATCCGCTACCGCCAGTTGACCCGCTAGGTCCAATGAAAAGAGGCCGGTCCGGAATAATCCGGGCCGGGTTCTTTTCAATCGAGGTCCTTAATGGTACTTACGAAATTAAGTGATGGCATACTCAATTTTGTCCTTGAGGAGAACATGATGAATACAAAAGGTCTTGCCTGCAAAGTACTTGTGCCTGCTTATGGCATCATCGTGGCCGGCAGCATTCTCGAGAACCTGCTCCTCGGCACGGACTGGTTTCTGCTCGGGTCGGTGATCGGAATCCTGTGGCTTGTCGGTGGTGTGGTCGCTCTGGCGGTGGCAGTGCGCGAACTCAGGAAAGGTGAAGGTTTCATGCTGGTCGAGTCCGGTCCCTTCGCCTGGAGTCGCAACCCGATCCTTGCCGCGAACATGCTTGGCATCATGCCGGGGCTTTGTCTTATCCTGAATACCAATTTGGGGATTTTGGGTATTGTCGTGGCGGCGTTCCTTTTTTTCAAAAACGTTGAGGCCGAAGAGGTCGAACTTGAAGATCAGTTCGGCGAAACCTATCAGGCCTACCGCGAACGGGTCAGCCGCCTCATCCCTCTCCCATCCTGCCCCAAGAACTGATCCCGTCGAGATTCAGGCAGCTTTCGGGCTGCCTTTTTTTTCAACAAAAAAGCGCCCGCATGGGGCGCTTCGAAAAGGCGTGTACGCATCTTTTGTCAGCGGGAAAGAACCTGCTGCATCGTGCTTATCTTCTGGATCTGTTTTCCGTATTCCCTGATTTCCCGCAGATCGTAACTGTTGTCCCGAACCGCTGAGGCGACATGGGCATTGGCTTTTTGCAATGTGGCCATGGCCTCGTGAATCCGTGCGCCGATGACTTCGGCGCGGGCCAGAGATTCCTGTGCCAGCACGAACGCCTTGACTGCCTTGTCGCGCTTCTCGAGCGGATGCCTGTCTTTGGCATCGATGATGGCCGAAGAAATGATTTCAAGTTCCTTGGCCGTGTCCGCGTATGCCTTCAAAAGGCTGTCAGTTGATTCGTCCAGGGCGAAATCGGCCAAAAGCCTGTCCGCAAGCAAGGAAACGGCATCGGCGAATGCCAGAACGATGCCCTGAATGGTTTCGGACTTCCTGCTCGGAGTCCAGCGGGCATCAAGACCCACGGCCACGTTATTCACCGCTTCCTCCTGGGCGAGAGTCAATTCCGGCCCCAGTGTTTCGGTGATGTTGTCCAGAAAAACGCGTGCGGACCTGCGTACCATCTCGGTGCGATCGTCCGCGGCAAGGCGTATGAGCAGGTCGCCGTACATGCGCAGTGACTTGCTGGCGGCTACGCGCATGGCTGTCGTTTCGACCAGGATCGGTTCGTCGTAGTCCCGGTTGCCGGCACCTTTCGAGTTGTCGAGAATCACGAGCAGCGAGTTCATTTCGATGACTTCGCCACGCATGGAAAGGAATTCGGATTCACTCATGCGTCCGACTCTCTCCGTGGCCAGACCGAAATTTTCGAGGGCGTTGCGTTGCACGGTGTTGGTTGCGCAACCGGAAAGGAAGGCGCAAAAAATGGTGCAGGTGATCAGCATATATTTCATTTCGAAACCTCTCGATTCATGCAAGGCGGTCTTGAAAGGCATAATTGTAAATTGAAAGTCGTAAGCAGGAAACAAAACGACTAATCTATACAACCTGTCTGCATGCTAATCAAGAATTTCTGCGAAATATGCGTTGTCTTACATTTTTAGAGGTTTTAGTTTCGACGAGTATTGTTTTGTGAGGATATTCACAAAAAATTTTTTTAACTGTAATACGGATGCATAATTCCTGTCTCGGCCTTGTATGAAACTGTGCAATCTTCGTATTACAAAGTGTAAGACTTTGTGCCCAATTAATAATTCTACGCTGCTAGCCTGATTGAAAACATAAAAGGGTTTGGTCAGGTTTCGATGGTGAATTGAACCCGCTCCGAGGCGAATCGTGTTTCGCAGAATTCAATGGGCCAGTTTCGGGGATCGACGTTGATGCTCTCCGTCACGAGCACCGGGCGAGTTTTTGCCTGTCGCAGGATGCGTGCTTCACGCGCTGTGGGCAGGCGACTCGAGATGAGCGTGCTTTTTCGGCGGTAATCCATGACCCCGTACTGGCGCAGCGCCAGGGTCACGGAGCCGGTGGCGCGGAAATGTTCGTCGAGTCCCGGAAACCGGTTCTGAGGAAAGTGGGCGCTGGCCAGACAGATTCGCACCGAGTCCGCTTCGCCGAGAGTCTCAAGCACGATGACCGGTTCACCCTTGTCCAAATCCAGGGCTCTGGCCACTTCGGTCGTGGCCGGGATGACGCCTGAGGAGATGAGTTCTCCGCGCGGCTTTCGTTCCTGGCGCAGCAGGTTCTCGTGAAAGCGGGTGCGGACGCCGACTGCGTAGTCGATGATCTGTTCACGCACGAAACTGCCGCTGCCTTGTTCCGTGCGGATGAGATCCTTTTCCGCCAAAAGGGTCAGCGCGCGCCGTACCGTGTGGCGATTGACCTTGAATCGGTCGGCAAGCTCCTGCTCCGTGGGCAGTTTGCTGCCGGGCGGCATCTCCCCCTCCTTGATCCTGAATTCCAGCCAATCCTGAATCTGCTTCCACAGGGCCACTCCGCTTCTGCGCTGTAACTCCATCGTCGTCTCCTTGAATGCAAATTGTCACAGAATGCTGAGAGTTGAATCTCAGTCGAAAGAAATAGATGTCTATACAAATTTTCATATTGTGGAGTTTCTTTGATGTCAACAAAGCAGACACAGCGGCAGGAATGGATGGCCGCACTGGCCTTGGCCGATGAGGGGCGGCTGAGGGACGCCTGGGACAGCATGGCCGAGCGGCCCGATTACCAGGTCGTGCGAGGACCCGAAACCGGATTGGTCATGATCAGGGCACGATCGGGAAATGTGGGGGAACGTTTCAATTTGGGTGAAATGACCGTGACCCGTTGCAGCGTGGGTCTTGCAGGCGGCGTCATGGGTCACGCCTTCATCGGCGGGATGAAACCGGGTCACGCCTGCCTCGCGGCTGTCTTTGATGCCCTCATGCAACTCCCTGAGCGACGCGAAGAGCTGCGCCTGGAACTGATCGAGCCGCTGCTGCGCAAGCGGCGGGAGCACCTGATCAGGCGTCACGATGAAGTGCTTCCGAGCAGGGTGGATTTCTTTACCCTGGTGCGGGGGGAGGAGTGATGCTGCAATCCATCCCCGCAGGTTTCGCCCATCCTGTATTTGAAAGCCAGGGCACGTTCCGCGTCATTCTCGAAGCCATGTCCCGGCCGGGCACCGTTG encodes the following:
- the phnF gene encoding phosphonate metabolism transcriptional regulator PhnF produces the protein MELQRRSGVALWKQIQDWLEFRIKEGEMPPGSKLPTEQELADRFKVNRHTVRRALTLLAEKDLIRTEQGSGSFVREQIIDYAVGVRTRFHENLLRQERKPRGELISSGVIPATTEVARALDLDKGEPVIVLETLGEADSVRICLASAHFPQNRFPGLDEHFRATGSVTLALRQYGVMDYRRKSTLISSRLPTAREARILRQAKTRPVLVTESINVDPRNWPIEFCETRFASERVQFTIET
- the phnG gene encoding phosphonate C-P lyase system protein PhnG, which produces MSTKQTQRQEWMAALALADEGRLRDAWDSMAERPDYQVVRGPETGLVMIRARSGNVGERFNLGEMTVTRCSVGLAGGVMGHAFIGGMKPGHACLAAVFDALMQLPERREELRLELIEPLLRKRREHLIRRHDEVLPSRVDFFTLVRGEE